CAATGGCGGAATAGGGGGCAGACATGGGGCGGCAGTTTACGGGCCGCCCCTCGGCCAGACATGCGGTGCCGCGCTACTCCTGCTGCGCCTGGCAGCTCAGGCAGCGCAGCGCCGTCGGTTGGGCACGCAGGCGATCCAACGGAATGTCGGCCTCGCAGTCGGCGCAGCGGCCGAAGGTGCCGGCGCGCAGGCGCAGCAGGGCCTCGCCCACTTCGCGCAGCTCCACCATCAATCGATCGGCGCGCTCCAGCGTCACCTCACGGTCGCCCTCATGCTCGCGAGGCGCATCGGGGTCGTCGGCCAGCAACTGGGCCGCCTGCTCCACCCGCGAGGCCCCGCCCCGCTGCAACTCAATCTCGTGCTGCAGGGCGGTTTGCTGCAACACCAGTTCCGCCTCGATCAAGGCCCTTTGGCCCGCGCTCAGACTCATGCTGCTCTCCTGGTCGATGAAGTCCATCTTCACCAGGCTTGCGCACCCGCGTGTTGCGCCGGATCAGGCTTGCGAGAGTCCCATGAAAAAAGGCCCGCACGCGGCGAGCCTTGATCCAAACGCGCAGGCTTGGCTTAAGGGTAGAGACCGCGCTCTTCGCGGGCTTGCAGCACGCGCGTGCAAGCCACCGTGAAGGCGGCGGTGCGCAGCGGGATCTTGTGCTGTTCGCTGGTTTCCCAGATGCCCTTGAAGGCACCGATCAGGATCTTGTCCAGGCGCAGATTGATTTCGTCTTCGGTCCAGAAGAAGCTGGAGAAATCCTGCACCCACTCGAAGTAGGACACCGTCACGCCGCCGGCATTGGCGATCACGTCGGGCACCACGATGATGCCGCGCTCGGCCAGCACGGCGTCGCCGTCAGGGGTGGTCGGGCCGTTGGCGCCTTCCAGGATCAAACGGGTGCTGATGCGGCGGGCGCGCGCATCGGTGATCTGGCCCTCGAGCGCGGCCGGGATCAAGACATCGGTCTTCACATCCCAGAAGTTCTCGTTGTCGATCTTGTCGGCGCCCTTGAAGCCGCCCACGCCGCCGGTCTTGGCCACGTGGTCCAGCAGGTCCTGCATGTCCACGCCGTTCTCGTTCAGGATGGTGCCGGTGTGGTCCTGCACGCACACGATTCTTGCGCCATTGGCGGCGAACAGCTTGGCGGCGATCGAGCCCACATTGCCGAAGCCCTGCACGGCCACGCGGCAGCCTTCCATATTGATGTTCAGGCGGCGCATGGCTTCACGGCCGACCACGAACACCCCGCGGCCGGTGGCGGCCACGCGACCCAGCGAGCCGCCCAGGGGGATGGGCTTGCCGGTGACGACGCCGGTGGCGGTGGCGCCGACGTTCATCGAGTAGGTGTCCATCATCCAGGCCATGATCTGGCCATTGGTGTTGACGTCGGGGGCCGGGATGTCTTGGGTCGGGCCGATGATGATGCCGATCTCGCTGGTGTAGCGGCGGGTCAGCTTCTCCAGCTCCTTCTGGCTCAGCATCTTGGGCTCGACGCGAATGCCGCCCTTGGCGCCGCCGTAAGGCAGGTTCACCGCGGCGTTCTTGATCGTCATCCAGGCCGAGAGGGCCATCACCTCTTCCAGCGTGACATCGGGGTGGTAGCGCACACCGCCCTTGCCCGGGCCGCGGGTCAGGCTGTGCTGCACGCGGTAACCCTCGAAGTGGCCGATGGTGCCGTTGTCCATCTCGATGGGGATGTCAACGATCAGCGCCCGCTTGGGGCGGCGCAGGGTCTCGACCCAGCGGGCCAGATTGCCCAGATAGGGCTCGACCGCATCGATCTGCGACAGATACGTGCCCCAGGGCGAATTGCGCGTGGGCGAAACAAAAGACAGATTGGGCATGAAGCTTCCGACGAAATTTTTTGTGGGGCGCACGGTAACTCGAAGAAACCTTGTATAGACAAGGGAGGCGACGCCACTTGGGCATCCCCTTATGCGGGCCGCGCATCGCGCGCTGCGGGGCTTGATCCGGGTCAAGCGCGCGAACCCGCGCAGGGGAGGCCGCGGCGGCCCGCTTACCATCCGCCGCACCCATGACCAGCCTGGACCTCGCTCTCCTCTACCTCGTCGCCGCCGTGCTCGGCGTCGTGGCCTGCCGCAGCCTGAAGTTGCCGCCCATGCTGGGCTATTTGGTGGTGGGGGTGCTGATCAAGCTCAGCGGGATCACCCAGAACACCCCGGGGCTGACCTATCTGGCCGAGTTCGGCGTGGTCTTTCTGATGTTCGCCATCGGATTGGAGTTCAACCTGCCCAAGCTGCGTGCCATGCGGGCTGCCGTGTTCGGCCTGGGGCTGTTGCAGGTGCTCCTGACTCTGGTCGGCGCCGTACTGGGCAATGTGCTGCTGGCGTTGGCCTTCGCCTGGATCGGGGTCCAGTGGGAGATGGGTTGGCAGGGCGCCCTGGTCCTGGGCGCGGCCATGGCCATGAGTTCGACCGCCATCATCGTCAAGCTGATGGCCGAGCGCCTGGAGCTGGAGAGCGAGCACGGCCGGCGCGTGATGGGCGTGCTGCTGTTTCAAGACTTGGCGGTGGTGCCGCTGCTGGTGCTCATTCCCGCCCTGGGCGCCAGCACCAGCGACATGGTGCAGGGCCTGGCCTGGGCCGCGCTCAAGGCCCTGGTGGTGCTGGGCCTGCTGCTCTGGGGCGGGCAAAAGGCGATGCGCTGGTGGCTCACGCTGGTGGCGCGGCGCAAGAGCGAAGAGCTCTTCATCCTCAACCTGCTGCTGGTCACACTGGGTCTGTCCTGGCTGACCGAGCACGCGGGCCTGAGCCTGGCGCTGGGCGCCTTCGTGGCCGGCATGCTGATCTCGGAGACCGAGTTCAAGCACCAGGTGGAAACCGACATCCGGCCCTTCCACGATGTGTTGCTGGGCCTGTTTTTCATCACCATCGGCATGAAGCTGGATTGGCAGCCGGTGGTGCAGCAATGGCCGCTGGTGCTGCTGTTGGTGCTGGGGCCCACGTTGCTCAAGTTCGCGCTGGTGGCGGCGCTGGCCAAGGGGCTGGGGGCGCCCTCGGGGGTGTCGCTGCGCACAGGGCTGTATCTGGCCCAGGCCGGCGAGTTTGGCTTTGTGCTGCTGGGCCTGGGTGCGGCCCAGGGCCTGGTGGCGCCCAAGTGGGAAAGCCCGGTGCTGGCGGCCATGGTGCTGTCCATGCTGGCCACGCCCTTCATCGTGCTCTATAGCAACCGCATCGTGATGAAGCTCAGCAGCAGCGATTGGCTGTTGCAGTCGGTTCAGCTCACCACCATCGCCAAGAAGGCCTTCAAGACCGACGCCCACATCATCATCTGCGGCTATGGGCGCAGCGGGCAAAACCTGGCCCGCCTGCTGGAAACGGAACGCATCCCCTACATGGCGCTGGACCTGGACCCCGACCGCGTGCGCCAGGCCGCAGCCGCCGGCCAGAGCGTGGTGTTTGGCGATGCCGCGCGCCTGCAGGCCCTGATGGCGGCCGGCCTGCACCGCGCCAGCGCGGTGGTCATCAGCTATCACGACACCCCCTCGGCGCTGAAGGTGCTGCGCCAGGTGCGCGAACACGCGCCCACCGTGCCGGTGGTGGTGCGCACGGTGGACGACGCCGACCTGGATCGCCTTAAAGCCGCCGGTGCCACCGAGGTCGTGCCCGAGGCCATCGAAGGCAGCCTGATGCTGGCCAGTCATGCCCTGGCCCTGGTGGGGGTGCCCATGCGCCGGGTGATTCGCATCACCCGCGACGCCCGCGACGCGCGCTATGGGCTGCTGCGCGGCTACTTCCACGGCGCCGACGACGACGGCCTGGACGAGCGCGAGCAGGCCCGGCTCAAGCCCTTCACCCTGCCCGCCGCCAGCAGCTGGGCCGGGCAGCGCGTGGCCGACCTGCTGCTGAGCGAACAAGGCCTGGCCCTGGTGGCCCTGCGCCGCGCCGATGGCAAGGGGGAGACGGTCTCCGATGAGTTGCCCCTGCAGGGTGGCGACACCCTGGTGCTATCGGGCACACCCGAGGCTCTGGCCCGCGCCGAACCCCGCCTGTTGAAGTGACACCACGCCGTCGCCTCTATTTGATGCGCCACGGCGCGGTGCGCTACTTTGAGGGCGGCCGCCCGCTGCCGCCCGAAAGCGTGCCGCTGACCGAGGCCGGCCAGGCTCAGGCGCGTGCCGCCGGGCGCCTGCTGGCCGCGCAGGGCGTGCGGCCGGACCGGGTGATCTGCTCCGGCCTGCCGCGCACCCGCCAGACCGCCGCCCTGGTGCTGGGCGAGCTGCCCGGACCCCAGGCTGAGATTGAGGACTGGCCGGCGCTGCAAGAAATCCACGGCGGCCGCTTACGCGACATCCCGGAAGACAGGCTCGAAGCCTGCTTCACCGCGCTGCAGCGCGGTCCGCTGACCGAGCACAGCCAGTTTCTCGGCGGCGAAACCCTGGGCGCGCTGTGGGACCGCATCCTGCCGGCGCAGCTGCAGCTGCGCGCTGACCCGGACTGGGACTGCGCGCTCTGGGTGCTGCACGGTGTGGTCAACGCCGCCCTGCTCAGCCACTGGGTCAGCGGCGGCCAGCGTCTGATGCTGCCGGGCTGGCAGCAGAACCCGGCCTGCATCAATGTGATCGATCTGGGGGCTGACGATGCGCTGCTGCGTGCTGTCAACCTAAACCCCGTGGACTGGCTGCAGCCCGATGAGCGCCGCAGCACCATGGAACAACTGCTGGCCGATCTCAGGCAATGCTGAACAAGCCCCTGCGGGCGCGCCGCGACTTTTCGGGATGCCTGGCCAAGGCGCGAGCCGCAGCTCAGGCTGGTGGCCTGAGCAAGGCTTGCAACGCCGGCCAGCGCCCGAAAAGCCGATGGCCCGAGGGGTTTGCGCGAGAACCGGCCCGCTCGGTCGTTAGCGGGCTCGGCTGTCGGGCCACCAGCCCGACCTTCGCCCGCCGCCTACGATCCGGCCGGTTCTCGCACAAACGCGTCCCGCGAGGACTTGCTCAGCATTGCCTATAGGAATTCCGCTGATGGACTTTGCCTACTCCCCACGCTGCGAGGCCCTGCGCCAGCGCCTACTGGCCTTCACCGCCGAACACATCCTCCCCAATGAGGCGGCCGTGATGGCCGAGATTGCCGCCAACCGCGCCGCCGGCAATGCCTGGCAGCACCTGCACCTCATCGAGGCCTTGAA
Above is a window of Inhella inkyongensis DNA encoding:
- a CDS encoding TraR/DksA family transcriptional regulator, with amino-acid sequence MSLSAGQRALIEAELVLQQTALQHEIELQRGGASRVEQAAQLLADDPDAPREHEGDREVTLERADRLMVELREVGEALLRLRAGTFGRCADCEADIPLDRLRAQPTALRCLSCQAQQE
- a CDS encoding Glu/Leu/Phe/Val family dehydrogenase produces the protein MPNLSFVSPTRNSPWGTYLSQIDAVEPYLGNLARWVETLRRPKRALIVDIPIEMDNGTIGHFEGYRVQHSLTRGPGKGGVRYHPDVTLEEVMALSAWMTIKNAAVNLPYGGAKGGIRVEPKMLSQKELEKLTRRYTSEIGIIIGPTQDIPAPDVNTNGQIMAWMMDTYSMNVGATATGVVTGKPIPLGGSLGRVAATGRGVFVVGREAMRRLNINMEGCRVAVQGFGNVGSIAAKLFAANGARIVCVQDHTGTILNENGVDMQDLLDHVAKTGGVGGFKGADKIDNENFWDVKTDVLIPAALEGQITDARARRISTRLILEGANGPTTPDGDAVLAERGIIVVPDVIANAGGVTVSYFEWVQDFSSFFWTEDEINLRLDKILIGAFKGIWETSEQHKIPLRTAAFTVACTRVLQAREERGLYP
- a CDS encoding cation:proton antiporter domain-containing protein, with the translated sequence MTSLDLALLYLVAAVLGVVACRSLKLPPMLGYLVVGVLIKLSGITQNTPGLTYLAEFGVVFLMFAIGLEFNLPKLRAMRAAVFGLGLLQVLLTLVGAVLGNVLLALAFAWIGVQWEMGWQGALVLGAAMAMSSTAIIVKLMAERLELESEHGRRVMGVLLFQDLAVVPLLVLIPALGASTSDMVQGLAWAALKALVVLGLLLWGGQKAMRWWLTLVARRKSEELFILNLLLVTLGLSWLTEHAGLSLALGAFVAGMLISETEFKHQVETDIRPFHDVLLGLFFITIGMKLDWQPVVQQWPLVLLLVLGPTLLKFALVAALAKGLGAPSGVSLRTGLYLAQAGEFGFVLLGLGAAQGLVAPKWESPVLAAMVLSMLATPFIVLYSNRIVMKLSSSDWLLQSVQLTTIAKKAFKTDAHIIICGYGRSGQNLARLLETERIPYMALDLDPDRVRQAAAAGQSVVFGDAARLQALMAAGLHRASAVVISYHDTPSALKVLRQVREHAPTVPVVVRTVDDADLDRLKAAGATEVVPEAIEGSLMLASHALALVGVPMRRVIRITRDARDARYGLLRGYFHGADDDGLDEREQARLKPFTLPAASSWAGQRVADLLLSEQGLALVALRRADGKGETVSDELPLQGGDTLVLSGTPEALARAEPRLLK
- a CDS encoding histidine phosphatase family protein; translation: MRHGAVRYFEGGRPLPPESVPLTEAGQAQARAAGRLLAAQGVRPDRVICSGLPRTRQTAALVLGELPGPQAEIEDWPALQEIHGGRLRDIPEDRLEACFTALQRGPLTEHSQFLGGETLGALWDRILPAQLQLRADPDWDCALWVLHGVVNAALLSHWVSGGQRLMLPGWQQNPACINVIDLGADDALLRAVNLNPVDWLQPDERRSTMEQLLADLRQC